The window TCTGGATCTGGGTGATCGAGCAGACGACGGCGCGCCTGCTGGGGAACGCGGGATTTCAGCTCGAGGCGGAAGACGAACCGCATGTCTCCGGGCATTCCGTCAGCGAGCATCTCAGCTATTGCATCGACAAATACTGTCCCGACAAAACCGTGGAGGAAGCCCGGCGGCATTACTTTGACATCGTTCATCATGAGATGAGCGAGATCATGGCGGGGCGCGGGCGGCCGAATGCCTTCGAACCCGCCCCGGGGCTGGATGAGTTTCTGTACAAGCTGAAGGAGAACGGCGTAAAGATCGGTCTCGTCACGTCGGGGCTTTATGAAAAGGCCTGGCCGGAGGTGCTGTCGGCCTTTCGCACGCTCAAGATGGGCGATCCGCTGGAGTTTTACGACGCCATCATCAGCGCCGGGCATGCCATTCGCAAAGGCCAGTGCGGCACGATGGGAGAACTCGCGCCCAAACCGCATCCGTGGCTCTATGCCGAGACGGCGCGGGTCGGGCTAGGGATTGATCCCTCCCGCCGCCATCGCGTGATCGGCATGGAAGATTCCGGGGCCGGGGTTGTTTCGATCCGGCTCGCGGGGTTCTCCGCGATCGGCGTTGAGGGCGGGAATATCGACCGCAGCGGGTCAAATCCCTTCCTCGCTGGCAAGGTGTCGCGCCTGGTCGATGCCCTGCCGATGATCCTGGATAAATAGACTTTATTGCCGGACGGCTTGCGGCGGCGCTCCCTGGCTGCCGTCGCGGGCTATCCCCGGCCGGGTGAGGGCGTCCCTCTCGGGGGCCGCCATGGTATTGACGAGTCTTGCCTGTCGGTTTCTGGCGGACAGGGTGGGAGGTTGAGAAATGGTTGGTATTGTCAAGTAGAGGAGCGATTCCTCCATGGACGGAAACCAGCATTTTCGATTGGCTTGGTTCGGTTTTACAACATCCCTCCCATGTCTTTTGGTCTCAAGCTCCTCCCACGATTTGCCCTGCTTCTGGCCTCGGCCTCGCTGCTGAATGCTCAGAGCTTTCCTAATGTCCCGTCCGTCTATGTGCACTACTCGGCGGACAACATGGCCAATGTCACCACTGCTCCGCTGAGCCAGACGTTTACTTCCGCGAATGTCGATCTCGCCAACCAGCTGCTGACGGGGCTGCCCGACCTGGGATTTCCCTCGGTGTCAAAGAGCTTTGCGACGCCGGTCTATTTCTCCACCACTGGCACGCTGCCTGCCCCCCTCCAGCCAAATACACCCTACTACGTGGTGGGCACCGCGGCTGGCGGATACAAGGTCTACCCTCTCGCGACCGATGCGGATGCTCCCTATCAACCCGGGTCATTGCTGGGTGAAAAAGTACATATCGCGCAAAATGCCTATCTCGGCGTGCGCAATGTCGTGTTCACCAATGGCGGCACGGGGACGCATACGCTTTCGACGAAGAAGCTCCTCTTTCAGTTGAATGATCTCACGGCGAACGGATTTAACTCCGCCGGCCCGAACGCCACCAACAAGCACGCCATGCTGGAGTTGGACACGGATGCCAGCGGGCACTGGTATTTCAAGACCCTTGGCGCGATCTCCAGGGAAAACTGGGTGGGGTCCTACAATGGATACGGCCCGACGCTGTTCCAGAACGGAGACAAGTACGCGGCCCGGCAGCGCATCGGTAACAAGCGCGTGGTTTATCAGATCTTTGTCTGCCGGGTGCGCTCGTTCAAGGAGCGGCAGGTCTTCAAGGTGCTCGATAACCCGACTCATATCAACACGACGAACAACCAGATCAGCTATGGCTGGGATTCGCGAATGGTCGGCAAGGTGGCCACGGGCGACCTGATGAGGGTCAAGGCGAGCAGCGGCTCGACCCTGCCCGCGCCTCTCGTCGAGGGAACGGACTACTACGCAAACAAGGTGGACACCAAGTTCATGACGCTTCACCTCACGGCGGCGGATGCCGCGAGCGGAGCCAATGCCATCGATCTGACCACGACCGGCGACGGATCGTTCCTCTTCTACGCTCCGCAGCGTGTCGGCGATGCGCGGCGCTGGAGCTTCTTTGCCGAGGTACTCGAGCCGGGCAGCGGGGGAGGGAATACGCTCTCCGCGCGCCTTCAGGAGCCGATGCCATCCGGGGCCAGCATCCTGAAGAACGCCACGGCATTCCTGTCGGGAGGCAACAACGGCAATATCACGGGCTTCTCCAGTGTGGAGAATCTGACGCCGGTGGTCTTCTGGGTTCCTCCGGGAGCGACCCTGCCGGCGCCTCTGGTGGCGGGAACACGCTACTGGATCTCGAAAGCCACGCCGACCGCCTCCAGTGCGCGACTGCATACCAGCCTCGCCAGCGCCCAGGCCGGGGTGGGTAAATCCCTAGCCGCCTCGGGCTGCATCACCTACACTGCGGCGGGTACAGGGGAGAGCCTCGTCAGTTACGACGACGACGCGACCTATATCGGCTACGGCACGCTGCAAAGCGCCATCGAGCCGCCGCCGCTGCGGGTGACCTTTGGCGACTTGAAGGTGCTGGTCTTCAAGATCGACTTCAACGATCCCGATCCCAGCGTCACCAATGCGGTGGCCACCCTCGGGGTCAATGAAGCTGTCACCTCGACGCGCGCGCTTACGCTGGTAAAAGGAAATACGCCGCCTGCCGTGCAGGACTCGTCCAAGGCGTGGACGCTGTTTAACTCCGCCCAGGGCCATGTGCCGATCGACCTGGATTGTTATGAAATCGTCTTTGGCAGCACGGACTCGACCGATCCCACGGCGGACATCCAGTCCATCGTGGATTACCTCAGGGTGAAGTATAATATCGGAAGCGGAGTCCAGGCTCCGGCCACTCCGGGGGGAGTGACAGCGACGGCGGGTGATCGCCGGGTCTCGCTCTCCTGGTCGCCCGTCTCCGGTGCCGCGAGTTATCGGGTCAAGGTCGGGTCCTCGCCGAGCGGGCCGTTCAGCCTGCTGGGTGAGGTGGATGGCTCGGCGCAGAATTTCCTGCACGAGAATCTCACGAATGGCACCACGTACTATTACCGGGTGTCCGCCGTGAACGCTGGCGGAGAGAGCGTGGATTCCTCGACCGTGCAGGCGGTGCCAGTGAATCCTCCGGCCTTGACGGGGGCGGTCTCCCGCCGGGTGCATGGGGCGGCCGGGACGTTCGATATCCCGATCTCGATTTCTCCGACTGGATCGGTCCCGGTGGAATGCCGCATTGGCTCCGCGCTGACGCTGGTGGCCTCTTTTGACAAGGATATCGTCACTTGCGACGCCGTCGTGACCGCGGGGAATGCCTCGCTCGCGGAGGACTCCGTCGTCTCCGGCAAGGACGTGACGGTTCATCTCTCCGATGTGTCGGATGTGCAAACCGTACAGGTCGCTCTGGAAAATGTCACCGCAAGCGACGGGAGTGTGCTCCCCTCCGGCGTCCTGAAGGTCAAGATCCTGAGCGGCGATGTGAATGCAAACTCCGCGGTGAATGCGCTGGACGGCGCCCTGATAGCGAGCGCTTACGGAAAGCCCCTGGCAACGAATAATTTCCGGTACGATGTCGATGCCAGCGGCTCGATCAACTCCCAGGATAACGTGTTAACCGGAAAGCGCTCGGGCAACTCCCAACCCTAGAGGCTGATGATTTTCAAAGTCTTCGCCGCCATCGCCGCGCTGGGCGTGATGCTCGCCGCCGACGCCCGGGCGCAAACCCTCATTCTCGAGCCGAGCGCCACCGAGTTGGGGCCTGGTGACACATTCACACTGAAGGTGTCGCTCAATACGGGCAGCCTGCCGATCGCGGGATTCTCCGTCTATTTCAACATGGCGGGCACCGACGCGTCGGGGAGCTTCATTGTCCAGTCGGAGACGCTTTCCCCGGACTGGATTTTCCTCGGCGGGGGACCCACCCTGCCGGAGGCGATTCCGGATACGGGTCTCAGCCAGGACTACGGATACACGGCCACTCCCACGCTGGAGGATCTCCCGGCGAGTACCGATCTCTGGCTCTTCACTCTTCAGCTTCAGCTCGGCCTCGCGCTGGCCCCGGGCAATTATACGATCCGCACCACGACTGATAGTGGCTTTTACTATGACCTCCAGAGTGAAGGGGTGCAGGTCTATTTGCCATCCAGCGCCATCGCGGTTACAGTCGTTCCCGAACCCTCCACGCTCTTCCTGGCTTTGACTTCAGCCGGGATCATCGTTTTCCTCCGCAGGAAAGTCGGCTCTGATGTGAAATTTGGTCGAAAATGTTAATTATCTGATTGGTTCTGCCATGGACTTTACCCCCTCCCATGGGTTCTCTTTAACAAGTCATCCACACCAACCCTCCCTCCCATCGTTTCCTATGGATCGCAACACTCTCCCACTCACGAAAATGCTCGCAATGGACAAACGACTCCTTCGGATTGCCATGGCATCCTGCCTGGTGATGGCATCGGCGGCTCTGACGCAAGCAGCAAACTGGGTGGGTGCCGGCCCCAGTCCCAGCCCCAGTCCTACCCCGCCCGTCTACTGGTCAGCAGTTTACGATGGCTCGACTACTACGACCGGGTGGGATTCTGCTGCGCCGAACTCAAATGGAGCCAGTGCGAATTTTACGTCAGTAGGAGCGGAACGCGCAACGACACTGGATGCTGCATATACGGTGGGGTCGTTGACTCTCTCAGGAACTTCCTCTGGTGCTCGGCGTATTAATTTCACTGGTTCGGAAGGCACAAATACTCTCACTTTTAACTCAGGGGATACGGGGCCAGCGACCATCACCAATAACGCATCCGGCAATTCTATTTTTATATACATGGATGCGCGCGTTAATTTGGATGACGATCTCGTGGTTACAAACAATAACGCTGTTTATACGACAAATCCTGGGATTAGGTTTAATAGAGTACTTACCGGAAATGGTAATTTGACGTTTGTTAACGTTAATAATTCCCTGGCGGGTGGGCAAATTAGTCTTACCTATGCTGGTAGCAGTACATTTACGGGCAATGTGCTTGTGAAGAAGGGTGCGGTTGTTTTTGGCTCTACGGCGAATGCTTTTGGTGCCACGAGTAATATCATTACCCTGGGCAGTGCGGGAGAGGGTTCTGCGTCGCTGGTTGGAACGGCCTCTGGTAGTGCATCAACACTGGCCAACAATATTGTCGTTGCATCCGGAACCGGGGGCACTTTGTTGCTTGGAAACTCAGGATCAAATTCAGCGGTTAATGCGACGTTTACCGGAACCATCACATTGAATGGTGATGTGTCTCTCATAAGTAACAAGCCCAGCGGCGGCGATGTCCGCTACACAAATGTGATTTCTGGAGTAGGATCTGTCACCACTGTCGGGAGTGGTGAAACTCAATTCGGCAACGGAGTCACCGATATTACCAATACCTACAGGGGCAATACCACGCTTGCGGATAGCAGTTCGCTCGTTCTCTCCGACAACACTCAAATGACGTTTTACATCGGGAATAGCGGGGTGAACAACAAGATCACGGCAACTGGCTTTCAAAACGTGCTGACGCTCGATGGAGACTTTGTCTTCGATCTGACCGGAGCTGCCGCCAATGGCACCTGGCAGATTGTGGACGTGAATTTGTTGAACGAGACATTTAGTTCCTCCTTCAGAGTGTTGTCCACCTCCTCGGTAAACCCTTGGGCGGAGAATAACAACGTTTGGACTTATGTGAACGGGGGCGTGACCTACTCCTTCAGCGAAGCCACCGGGGTGCTTACGGCTGTGCCGGAGCCTACGACGGCACTGCTGCTGGGCGGAGGCCTGATGGTTCTCCTGCTTCGCCGCCGCCGTCGCAGCTAAACCCTGCGCCAAGGATTGTAATGGCAGCCGTTGTTCCGGGAGGGGGCGACGGCTGCCTGCTTTTTGGGGCATGGCATGATGCGTTTCCTGACAGGCTCCAGAACCGGCTCTCCCCGGGAGCGCTGGCGGGCCTGATCGGTTCTGACCCTTCCGTATTGCAGCGTTGTTCCAGCCGATCGAGGACAGTATGAGTCTAGGAGTTCCCCATTCCTGCTATATGCCAAAATCCGTATTTCATTTCAGGCAGACGCGAAGCCTCGCGCTGGCCGGCCTATTGCTTGCCACAGGCCCCGTGCGGGCGGAGGAACCGCCCAGAGCGACGGCGGAATATGTCGCCATCGATCCCAAGGTCGATGGCGTGCTGGAGGATGCGGTATGGGGCAAGGCATCGGTGATCAATGCACCTGCCGGGGAAACCCGTTTCCTCTGGAATGAAAAGGGCGTTTATGTCGCCTTCCGGGGCGTGGAGAAAACTCCCGTGATGGGCCATGCGAAGGAGGGCGAGTCGCTGCACGAGGAGGATGCCTTTGAACTCTTCCTGGATCAGCGCGGAGATCATCGCCAGTTTTACGAAGTCCAGATCGACCCGGCGGGCCGGGTGTTTGTGAAGACGCACATCCTGACGGCGGAACCTCGCCTGACCGAGGAGGGAAGGCTCACGCCGGAATTCGGAGCCTCCGAGTTATGGCGCTACGTGATTCCTCCGCCAGAGGGATTTCTCTCCGCCAGCAGGCTGAATCGGGAAACGGGTGAGTGGACGGTGGAGATGTTCCTCCCCGCCAGTTTCGTCAATCGCCGCGACGACGGGGCGCCTTTGACGCCGCGGACATTGAGGATTCACCTCGTGCGCAACAACTGGGATCTCGCCAAGGGCGAGGAAGGCCGCCAGCTCGTATCCATTTCCTGGGCACCGGTGCTCGAGAAACACGCGCACATCTCACCGACCAGAATGGGCTACCTGGAACTGAAGAAGCCCAGCGAGGCAAAATAGGATGTCGTCAGTGCAGGAGTAGCCGACCTCGCACGGCGCACGAGCGGTCGATGGCTGTCGTCACGCTCGGACTCCAGCCGCGGAGCGGTCTGGAAAAATCTGGAGTCGCTGCCCGGCGGCGGCGCTGACCTGTCGGCGGAGGTATACGGCTGCATCGCGCCCACCTCTCCTTGGCGACTCCGGGGCAGGACTTGATCACTGGCTATATCTTTTCCAGACCGTACTGGAGGCTCCAGCAGAGTGCCTGCTCCTTGCCCGGTGTCATCTGGTGCTCGTCCAGCAGGCGGAAAGAAACTCTGGAGATCACTAGGGAAACGGCAGGGAGGACCGCCAGCCGGTCTCACCGTACCTGGAAAGCAGTGCCGGGGTGTCCTCAGGTCCTACGGGGGTGACGGGCGATACTTCAGGGCGTCCATTGCCTGCTTGTGGCGGTTGCGGGCGGTGGAGAAGGCGGGCGGCGGCTCGAGAGGGCCGGCGGGCGGCGGGTTAAAGGTATAGGTGCGGGTCGTCGTGCCATCCGAGAACCAGAGGGGCATCTGGCTGTCCAGGGAGAGATAGGCGGAAAGCGTGGTGCCGTCTTTCTCCGTTTCAAAATGGAAGGCCTGTTTGCCCTGGAAGCTTCCTATGCCCCGGTAGGTGGCCTTGGAAATCCAGTTCAGCTCCGGGAAATCCGAGCGCCGCCGATCATAATAATCCGGCGAGGGTGTGTCCTCGGTAGGAGGTATGATCAGAAACACGGTGCCGGCGGTATTGGAAGTGAACAAGGTCCCGTCGAAGTCCCAGCGCTCCATCTTCTTGCCGGTCGCAAGGTCGATCTGCTCGCGGTAGACGTCGTTGACCTTGGTGATCACGATGGAGCGCGGCACCTCGCCGAGCGGGCGGGGCTGGATGGCCGGGTCGGCGGGCTTTTCCTCACCGGCATACTTGAAGGCAACGCTCCAGGAGGCCCGGGCCGGGGCGCGGGGCAGGAGCGGTTGACGGGGTTCCGGAGGAGTGGGTGATTGACCGGATGCGGCGGACAGGATGGCGAGCAGCCCGATCATCGCCAGCAGGGGTTTTGCCAGGGTTGTCTTTGTCATTCGGAAACCGCCTCCCATTGTTCTGCGACGATCTTGCCGGTATGGCGGTCAATGGCAAGGTGAACCCAGAAGCGCGTCTCACCTTCGACGACAAACTGGCTGAGAGAAGTGGCGTGATCGGGATAGCGGCCGACCTGGGCGACGAGGTCGACCAGCAGGTTCCAGGTGCGGGTGTTGCCAGCATCGGCCAGGGCGCGGATCACGCTTTCCGCACGGCGTGGGATCGAGGCGTCGGCAGTGGCGGAGAAAATGCCCCCGGAGGTCAACTCCCCGGCAAATCCCCGGAAGGTTGTCTCGGGATTGAGGATCGGATTTTGATAACCGGTCAGGTTGGGCGGAGAGGCATAGGCGGTGTCTGTGACATATTTACCGATCAACTCGCCCCGGTTGCGCAGCGGTCCCTTGAGACGGATGCTGGTGGATACGGTCGAGGTATCCGCCGTCCAGTCGGACAGCTTTTTGGCTGCGGCGGCAGCCTCGGTGGAGGTCAATACACCGCCCTCCGCCTTGGACGCGCCGCTGATGATGGCTTCCAGCACCTTGGGTTGGCGGGTATTGAGGTTGACGCGCCCGGCGACGGCGACGTCGTCCGGCGCGTTCTCCAGCTCGTTCAGGCAGAAGACATCCATCAAGGCCGTGTCGGGACTTTCCGGTGTAAAGACATCGAGGTTTTTCCAGGCGATGTCGCGGAACACATAGCCCAGCTCGGCGACCGAACGGAACGGGCGGTTGAGGATGACCGGGCGGCTGTTGGGATTATTTACATAGAGGGGGAGACCGTCGGAGCCGGAGAAGTTCCAGCCCGAACCCCGGCGCATCACGCCATCGGGGTCGGTATAGTAAAACTTCGCCCCGGGTGGGGCGGTCGTCGAGGTGCCGCTGTTGGGATTGCCATTCGGCGAACGGGCGAGGTTGACCATAAGATCACCGGGATTCCAGATGCTGGGATTCACCCATCCCGGCGCGGCCGGGCCGTTCGGCGTGCCCTGCCCCAGGTAGGTGGCGGCGGAGGATGGCTTCCAGGTGATGCCCTGGGGGAGGTAATACCTGGCGTGCTTGACATTGCCGCTGATCTTGTCGACGCCGTTGTCGCCCAGGAAGGAGAGTCCGCTGGGAACATCGGTGGGGTTTACGGACGGCCAGGTGGCGAGATGAAAGAGCCCCCAACGGTTGGTACGGGGATCGGCGCGGAGGCAGGTGCGGAAGGTGCGGATATTTGGATAAACGTCCGTATTGTCCACCGTGCTGGAGTTTGAGGAGGAGTTGAAGACGTTGGGGATGACGTCGTAGGTATACCACGTGCCACCCTTCTTGTACTGGAGGGTGAGCTTGAGATCGGCATTGATCTGGCCATAGCTCAGCCATTCCTGGGTATTGAGATTGCTGATGCAGGGGCCGGTCCATGCCTTGCCACAGAAGAAGCCGATCACGGTATCTGATCCGCCATCGGCGGCCACGAGGTTGGGATCGGAAACGGTCACGCTGCCCGCCGGGTAGCCTGGGATGTTGGAGGCATTGCTTCCGGCAGGAAAGTTGGGAGCCCTGAGGCGGAAAGGCTCGCGGAAGGCCGCGTCGCCAGCACCCGTGTTGAAGGTCAGGATGCTGACATCCGGGTCGATCATGGCATAGGGAAAGCGATAGAGCGAACCTACCAGGGTCATGCCATTGGCCGTGGCATACGCGGAGCTGGCCGGGAAGGTATAGCGCAGATCGGACTTTGTCGTTCCTGTCCACCAGTCCCTGGCGACCTGGGCATAGCATTGGGTGGCGGAATCTCCCACGCCGTAGGCATTATTATCAGTGGCTCCGGCGTAGATGCGAAACTCGGTGGGTACGTCGGGCGGGTTGGTGCGGGTGTCGGGAGCGTGGGGGTTCCAGATGATCGGCTGGATCATCGCGGCGCTTTCATAGGGGAAGACGACGCCCGTTGCGCCATGCGCGTCCGGTGGCAATTTGGTGGGATCGATGTCGGAGGCGCCCAGGTGCCTGAGTCGATACCACATCTGCTGCCAGCCTGCGAGGTACGGCAGGTTTTCCACCCCGTAAAAGTCGCGGTTCGCAAAGTTGATACGGGTCGGATAGCTATCCTCGTCGTATTGGTCGATGATGTTGGCGGCGATACGGGCGATCTGACTTTGAGTTTCCCCATCGTACATGCGCTGGTTAATGCCCGTGCCGATGCCGTTCTGACCGTGTGGAGTAGCGGGACTGTCGAGTCCGCCAAATTGCTTGCCGAGGGAGTCGACATGGATGGCGGCCTTGAGAACCTCGAAGAAGTCTGGCTCGCGGCCCGCCGGGATCTCCGACAGGCGATAGATCTTGGTGGGATCGCCATGATCGTACACCCAGCCGTTTGCTGCGTTGTCCCAGGTCAGGCCAAAGTAGTCCTTGATCTTTGCGGCGTCTGCCGCCGAGGGGTTGGGCTTCAGCAGAGCGAGGCGGCTCAGGGGGAAACGCCGCTTGAGCACAGGTTTCCCATCGGCATCGCGCACGGAGAGAAGGGCGGGATTGATGGCATCCTGCGTCGAGCCATCCGAGCTGTAGGCGTCGTTTCCGTTTCCGATGCCAGGGGTGCCGCCGGTATCTCCGATGAGCGGGCTGAGGATATTCTTTGGCCGGTTGGGATCGGGGCGGAAGGAGGGTTGCTCCAGGTCGCGGGAGAACGTGCCCATGTAGCGGAGGGCGTTTTGCAGAGAGGCCCTTTCGCCGTCATTGCCGGCCGCGCCCTGGGTGAGGAACTGAATGAGCTGCTGGCGGCTGACGAACATGCGGTCGCTCTTCCCGCCGGGGAGCGTGGTGTTGGCCGTGCGGAGGAAGCCGGCCGTGTTTGTGCGCATGGTCTCGAAGTAATTTGTCTGCCCCGCGGTGCTGAAGGAATAGCCGGGGAAGGTGCCGGAGGCTCCGGCGGTGACGTAGTTGCGCCAGCCGACGAGTGCCGTGATGGCGTTGGTGGTCATGCCGGGGATGACGGAGAGGTCGGCGGTGGCGAGGCCGCCTTTGCCGGCGATGAGATTGGTGGGCGAGCCGGGAGGGAACCCGGCGGCATTCATGTCGAGCAGGCCGCCCTCGTCGTAGATGGCGTAGGCAAAACGCCCGACGACGGTGCTGGAGTTGGTCGCGCTCCAGCGCAGGTCGGTGTTCCAGGTGGTGGGATTTGACCCGTCTCGCGCGACGAAGATCCAGTCCGGAGCGGTGAAGGCGGCGACCGGGGTGAAATTGGTGGCGCTGTTGGTGTCGGCC of the Terrimicrobium sacchariphilum genome contains:
- a CDS encoding PEP-CTERM sorting domain-containing protein (PEP-CTERM proteins occur, often in large numbers, in the proteomes of bacteria that also encode an exosortase, a predicted intramembrane cysteine proteinase. The presence of a PEP-CTERM domain at a protein's C-terminus predicts cleavage within the sorting domain, followed by covalent anchoring to some some component of the (usually Gram-negative) cell surface. Many PEP-CTERM proteins exhibit an unusual sequence composition that includes large numbers of potential glycosylation sites. Expression of one such protein has been shown restore the ability of a bacterium to form floc, a type of biofilm.), whose protein sequence is MDKRLLRIAMASCLVMASAALTQAANWVGAGPSPSPSPTPPVYWSAVYDGSTTTTGWDSAAPNSNGASANFTSVGAERATTLDAAYTVGSLTLSGTSSGARRINFTGSEGTNTLTFNSGDTGPATITNNASGNSIFIYMDARVNLDDDLVVTNNNAVYTTNPGIRFNRVLTGNGNLTFVNVNNSLAGGQISLTYAGSSTFTGNVLVKKGAVVFGSTANAFGATSNIITLGSAGEGSASLVGTASGSASTLANNIVVASGTGGTLLLGNSGSNSAVNATFTGTITLNGDVSLISNKPSGGDVRYTNVISGVGSVTTVGSGETQFGNGVTDITNTYRGNTTLADSSSLVLSDNTQMTFYIGNSGVNNKITATGFQNVLTLDGDFVFDLTGAAANGTWQIVDVNLLNETFSSSFRVLSTSSVNPWAENNNVWTYVNGGVTYSFSEATGVLTAVPEPTTALLLGGGLMVLLLRRRRRS
- a CDS encoding HAD family hydrolase, which translates into the protein MMVDHIPGIGPVTDEIQREFLSLEVGGDGMFRVGKEGVKAIFTPLDRVSELIVHADKTLVYIRSKMGYPALYPLHEARYEGPAEAVLMDLDGTSVHSEHFWIWVIEQTTARLLGNAGFQLEAEDEPHVSGHSVSEHLSYCIDKYCPDKTVEEARRHYFDIVHHEMSEIMAGRGRPNAFEPAPGLDEFLYKLKENGVKIGLVTSGLYEKAWPEVLSAFRTLKMGDPLEFYDAIISAGHAIRKGQCGTMGELAPKPHPWLYAETARVGLGIDPSRRHRVIGMEDSGAGVVSIRLAGFSAIGVEGGNIDRSGSNPFLAGKVSRLVDALPMILDK
- a CDS encoding carbohydrate-binding family 9-like protein translates to MPKSVFHFRQTRSLALAGLLLATGPVRAEEPPRATAEYVAIDPKVDGVLEDAVWGKASVINAPAGETRFLWNEKGVYVAFRGVEKTPVMGHAKEGESLHEEDAFELFLDQRGDHRQFYEVQIDPAGRVFVKTHILTAEPRLTEEGRLTPEFGASELWRYVIPPPEGFLSASRLNRETGEWTVEMFLPASFVNRRDDGAPLTPRTLRIHLVRNNWDLAKGEEGRQLVSISWAPVLEKHAHISPTRMGYLELKKPSEAK
- a CDS encoding fibronectin type III domain-containing protein, with product MSFGLKLLPRFALLLASASLLNAQSFPNVPSVYVHYSADNMANVTTAPLSQTFTSANVDLANQLLTGLPDLGFPSVSKSFATPVYFSTTGTLPAPLQPNTPYYVVGTAAGGYKVYPLATDADAPYQPGSLLGEKVHIAQNAYLGVRNVVFTNGGTGTHTLSTKKLLFQLNDLTANGFNSAGPNATNKHAMLELDTDASGHWYFKTLGAISRENWVGSYNGYGPTLFQNGDKYAARQRIGNKRVVYQIFVCRVRSFKERQVFKVLDNPTHINTTNNQISYGWDSRMVGKVATGDLMRVKASSGSTLPAPLVEGTDYYANKVDTKFMTLHLTAADAASGANAIDLTTTGDGSFLFYAPQRVGDARRWSFFAEVLEPGSGGGNTLSARLQEPMPSGASILKNATAFLSGGNNGNITGFSSVENLTPVVFWVPPGATLPAPLVAGTRYWISKATPTASSARLHTSLASAQAGVGKSLAASGCITYTAAGTGESLVSYDDDATYIGYGTLQSAIEPPPLRVTFGDLKVLVFKIDFNDPDPSVTNAVATLGVNEAVTSTRALTLVKGNTPPAVQDSSKAWTLFNSAQGHVPIDLDCYEIVFGSTDSTDPTADIQSIVDYLRVKYNIGSGVQAPATPGGVTATAGDRRVSLSWSPVSGAASYRVKVGSSPSGPFSLLGEVDGSAQNFLHENLTNGTTYYYRVSAVNAGGESVDSSTVQAVPVNPPALTGAVSRRVHGAAGTFDIPISISPTGSVPVECRIGSALTLVASFDKDIVTCDAVVTAGNASLAEDSVVSGKDVTVHLSDVSDVQTVQVALENVTASDGSVLPSGVLKVKILSGDVNANSAVNALDGALIASAYGKPLATNNFRYDVDASGSINSQDNVLTGKRSGNSQP
- a CDS encoding PEP-CTERM sorting domain-containing protein (PEP-CTERM proteins occur, often in large numbers, in the proteomes of bacteria that also encode an exosortase, a predicted intramembrane cysteine proteinase. The presence of a PEP-CTERM domain at a protein's C-terminus predicts cleavage within the sorting domain, followed by covalent anchoring to some some component of the (usually Gram-negative) cell surface. Many PEP-CTERM proteins exhibit an unusual sequence composition that includes large numbers of potential glycosylation sites. Expression of one such protein has been shown restore the ability of a bacterium to form floc, a type of biofilm.), producing MIFKVFAAIAALGVMLAADARAQTLILEPSATELGPGDTFTLKVSLNTGSLPIAGFSVYFNMAGTDASGSFIVQSETLSPDWIFLGGGPTLPEAIPDTGLSQDYGYTATPTLEDLPASTDLWLFTLQLQLGLALAPGNYTIRTTTDSGFYYDLQSEGVQVYLPSSAIAVTVVPEPSTLFLALTSAGIIVFLRRKVGSDVKFGRKC